The Treponema medium genome has a window encoding:
- the map gene encoding type I methionyl aminopeptidase, producing MIRIKTKEQIDGIRLSCKALARLFKELTPRVQPGVTTKALDDFCVEYIKSIGGVPAWYAEDFPGAACISINEEVIHGIPSKKKIVQEGDLVSLDIGIDLNGYISDSCVTVPVGKVSPERAQLLKVTTDCLYAGIAACQAGKRVNAISRAVYDLARQYKYGVVYEYCGHGVGLKVHEEPNIPNVPERGGPNPRLVPGMVIAIEPMINLGTADVKTRADGWTVVSADKSCSCHMEHTVAIFEDHTEILTQLAPGEV from the coding sequence ATGATACGAATTAAGACAAAGGAACAGATAGACGGTATCCGCCTATCCTGTAAGGCATTGGCGCGGCTCTTTAAAGAGCTGACTCCTCGTGTGCAGCCGGGCGTAACCACTAAAGCGCTGGATGACTTTTGTGTTGAATACATTAAGAGCATCGGCGGCGTTCCCGCATGGTATGCGGAAGATTTTCCGGGGGCAGCCTGTATCTCCATCAATGAAGAAGTTATACATGGTATACCCAGTAAAAAGAAAATCGTACAGGAAGGAGACCTCGTATCGCTGGATATCGGTATTGACCTTAACGGATACATCAGCGATTCGTGCGTAACGGTGCCGGTTGGAAAGGTGAGCCCCGAACGCGCACAACTTTTAAAAGTTACCACCGACTGCCTTTATGCGGGAATCGCCGCCTGTCAGGCAGGTAAGCGTGTAAATGCAATATCCCGCGCGGTGTACGACTTGGCGCGGCAGTATAAATACGGTGTCGTATATGAATACTGCGGCCACGGGGTCGGGCTTAAAGTACATGAAGAACCGAATATCCCAAACGTACCGGAGCGCGGTGGGCCAAATCCTCGGCTGGTACCCGGTATGGTGATTGCGATTGAACCGATGATTAACCTCGGTACGGCAGATGTTAAAACCCGCGCCGACGGATGGACGGTTGTCAGCGCCGACAAGTCCTGTTCCTGCCACATGGAGCACACGGTTGCCATCTTTGAAGACCACACCGAAATTTTAACCCAACTTGCCCCCGGTGAAGTGTAA